A region from the Lolium perenne isolate Kyuss_39 chromosome 4, Kyuss_2.0, whole genome shotgun sequence genome encodes:
- the LOC127295535 gene encoding aspartic proteinase nepenthesin-1-like produces MNLLQRRIVLLLPLLVLTISYSDAVALRLHATHADAGRGLTSRELLYRMAARSKARSMRLLSGHAARVDPGPYADSVPDTEYLVHLSIGTPPQPVHLSLDTGSDLVWTQCQPCQVCFDQALPYFDPFNSSTFSVLPCHQPMCQQNLDWSSCGKQYWGNQTCVYVYDYADNSITAGHLDTDTFTLAAADGVSSASVPGLAFGCGLFNNGNFQSNGTGIAGFGRGALSLPSQLKVGNFSHCFTPMTRSEPSAVLLGVPTNLYGNASDVVQSTPLIQNTASPNAYYLSLKGITVGSTRLQVPESVFALKQDGTGGTIIDSGTGMTSLPQDVYNLLHDAFVTQARLPVYNSTTAAPQLCFLVPPQGKPDVPKLVLHLEGATLDLPRENYMFEFEEAGRNITCLAVSAWGDLTIIGNYQQQSMHVLYDLANSLLSFVPAQCDRL; encoded by the coding sequence ATGAATCTGCTTCAGAGGAGAATAGTTCTCTTGCTGCCGTTGCTTGTACTGACCATTTCTTATAGCGATGCAGTAGCTCTGAGGCTACACGCCACCCATGCCGATGCCGGCCGAGGTCTCACCAGTCGGGAGCTGCTGTACCGCATGGCTGCACGCAGCAAGGCCCGTTCCATGCGCCTGCTTTCCGGCCATGCTGCGCGCGTGGATCCCGGACCTTACGCCGACAGCGTCCCCGACACGGAGTACCTGGTGCACTTGTCCATCGGCACGCCGCCGCAGCCGGTGCATCTCAGCCTGGACACAGGGAGTGATCTCGTTTGGACGCAGTGCCAGCCATGCCAGGTCTGCTTCGACCAAGCGCTCCCCTACTTCGACCCGTTCAACTCCTCCACGTTCTCTGTGCTCCCTTGCCACCAGCCCATGTGCCAGCAGAACCTGGATTGGTCTTCCTGCGGCAAGCAGTACTGGGGCAACCAAACCTGCGTCTACGTCTATGACTACGCCGACAACTCCATAACGGCTGGCCACCTCGACACCGACACCTTCACCTTAGCGGCCGCTGATGGCGTCAGCAGCGCATCTGTGCCCGGTCTGGCCTTTGGTTGTGGCCTCTTTAACAACGGAAATTTCCAGTCAAACGGGACAGGCATCGCCGGCTTTGGCCGTGGTGCCCTGTCCCTGCCGTCGCAGCTCAAAGTGGGCAACTTCTCCCACTGTTTCACACCCATGACAAGATCGGAACCCAGCGCAGTACTGCTCGGTGTTCCGACCAATCTATACGGCAACGCCAGCGACGTTGTCCAGTCCACTCCTCTCATCCAAAACACCGCGTCTCCGAATGCGTACTATCTCTCCCTCAAGGGCATAACTGTCGGCTCGACGAGGCTACAGGTCCCGGAGTCAGTGTTCGCTTTGAAGCAGGACGGCACGGGCGGCACCATCATCGACTCCGGCACAGGCATGACGTCGCTGCCTCAAGACGTGTACAATCTCCTGCATGACGCCTTTGTCACTCAGGCGAGGCTCCCCGTGTACAACTCGACAACAGCGGCGCCCCAGCTCTGCTTCTTGGTGCCACCGCAAGGCAAGCCAGATGTGCCGAAGCTGGTGCTGCACTTGGAGGGCGCGACGCTGGACCTGCCGCGGGAGAACTACATGTTTGAGTTCGAGGAGGCTGGTCGCAACATCACCTGCCTTGCTGTTAGTGCCTGGGGCGATCTGACCATAATAGGCAACTACCAGCAGCAGAGCATGCACGTCCTCTACGATCTGGCAAATAGTTTGTTGTCTTTTGTACCGGCACAATGCGACAGGCTTTAG